In Nocardia sp. NBC_01327, the genomic stretch GCTGGCTCTCATCGCCGCTCCGGGCCTGAATCTGCTCGGACTCGGCGACGATGTGGCACGCGGGCTCGGGGTGAAGCTCGGGCGCAGCCGGGCGCTCGGCCTGGCCTCGGTCGTCCTGCTCGCGGGCGGGGCCACCGCCGCCGTCGGGCCGATCGCCTTCCTCGGCCTGATCGTTCCGCACCTGGCCCGCAGTATTACCGGACCGGATTACCGCTGGCTGGTTCCCTATTCGGGACTACTCGGAGCGATCGTCCTGCTCTTGGCCGACACCACCGGCCGATTGATCGCCCGCCCCGGCGAACTACAGGCCGGTTTCACGCTGGCCGCGCTCGGCGCCCCGTTCTTCATTCTGCTGGTACGCCGCCGAAAGCTGGTGAGCCTGTGACTGTTCCGACGCCCCCTGCCGTCGTGCCCGACCCACCCGCCCGCACCGTGCGCGCGGTACGACCGGCACTGCGCGTGCACGGCTTCTCGACGGTGCTCCGCATCAGTGCGCTGCTCATCATCGCGGTGCTGATCGCGGTACTGCTGGCCCTGTTCGCACTCGATATCGCCACCGGCGACTTCCAGATTCCGCTGGGCCGGGTACTGGATGTGCTGACCGGCGGTGGTTCGCGCGCCCAGCGATTCGTCATCATGGATTCGCGACTGCCCCGGGCGCTCACGGCGGTCGTCGTCGGCGCGGCGCTCGGCCTGGCCGGTGCGATCACCCAGTCGATCCTGCACAACCCGCTGGCCAGCCCGGACATTCTCGGCATCACCACGGGCGCGAGTTGCGGAGCCGTGGCGGTCATGGTCGGCACCGGCGGCACGGCCACCGGAGTGGCTGCGGCACTGGGCGTTCCGGCCGCCGCGCTGGCGGGAGGCCTGTTGACGGCCATCGTCATCTATCTGCTGGCCTGGGGACGCACCACCACCGGGGACAGCGGGGTGATGGGATTTCGCCTGGTGCTCATCGGCATCGGCGTGAATGCCGCGCTGCTGTCGGTGGTGAGCTGGCAGCTCACCCGCGCGACGCTCAGCGATGCGGCCCACGCGCAACTGTGGCTCACCGGGTCGCTGGACCGTTCGGATTG encodes the following:
- a CDS encoding FecCD family ABC transporter permease — encoded protein: MTVPTPPAVVPDPPARTVRAVRPALRVHGFSTVLRISALLIIAVLIAVLLALFALDIATGDFQIPLGRVLDVLTGGGSRAQRFVIMDSRLPRALTAVVVGAALGLAGAITQSILHNPLASPDILGITTGASCGAVAVMVGTGGTATGVAAALGVPAAALAGGLLTAIVIYLLAWGRTTTGDSGVMGFRLVLIGIGVNAALLSVVSWQLTRATLSDAAHAQLWLTGSLDRSDWSTLVPAALGLAVTLVVAAVSARTLAALRFGTDTTRVLGVRIQTQQAILLAAAVIAAALATAAAGPLGFVGLAAPQIARRLLRTPGEPIIASTLVGAISVVGADLISRTIFPIDVPVGVITAGVGGPFLLYLLVRTNRKATL